The region TCTTTAGAGGGAGGGGCGGGGAGCTAGCGTGCACTGAAGTTACTGTATTCGCGATATTTTCCGAGTTTTCTACTCGAAATCGCAGTTAGCCGCTTTAGCTTGGTTAAGCCTTGTCACCGAAAAGCCCTGTTTTTCCATTAGGTCTAACACGTTATTCGGACCAATTAAATGCAACACACCAACCACCATGACGTAATTGCCGTTCGGGTGGGGATAAAATTGGCTCGAGCTGAGCTTATTAGCCCAATCGAGGTTGCGTTTATCCACCACATCATCACGCATTTGTGCTGACATGCCATCCGCTTCAGCAAAGCGCATCAAATTATTTTCGTCACCCGCTTTCCAACTCTGAATCAAGCATTGCATGGTGGTTTTACTGCTTTTCCACTCTTTGAGCATGCCGAGTAGTAATTCTTTGCCGTTATCAGCTTGTTTGGTGAGCAGATCGATTTGAAACTGCAGCTTCTCAAGACCAAGCACTGGAATGTTGTGCTGTGTTGCTTGGCGCAGCATTCGTGTGTCAACGCCATCACCGGAATGGTAACCCAGTTGGCTTAAGTGATCATTTTGCAAAGCGATCGCCGTCGCCCAAGGGGCCATATCGGTATATCGGTCAGTGTCTAATCCAAGGCTTTTGGTCATGGACGTCAGTTGATTGAGCTGTTTTTGGTTGAGAATATCTTTGGTTTTGACCGTTTGTGGAGGATATTCCACCCCCTCGGTTTTGCGGGTATCGGTTTCCACAATTAACCCTGCACCTTGAGTTAAGGTGTCGGTGATCACTTTAGGTAAAGGGTACATCGATGGGGTTCCAACATGTACTGAGCCGATAACGTAAAGATTCAAATCTCCACGGCTCACTTGCCAGTACAAAGGTTCTGCTTTCGTGACTGTGGTAAACAGCGCTAGAACGCCGGCAAGTACACGTAAATTCAATGGCATAGACTTGAGTTCTCCAGTGTTGGCTTGGAATCACTGTAGAGGTTTTCGCCACAAATTTGAAGTTTTAACCGGTAAGCGCAGACAAAAAAGCGCAGAGTTGACCTCTGCGCTTGATGTTTTAGGTTGGAATGATTTAACGCTTAAACAAGCGCAGACGGTTCGCATTACTTACAACGGTAATGGAAGAGAGCGCCATCGCTGCTCCTGCAATGACAGGACTGAGCATAAAACCAAAAGCCGGGTAGAGAACACCTGCCGCAATAGGAATGCCTAAGGTATTGTAAATAAAGGCTCCCATTAGGTTTTGCTTGATATTTTTTACCGTGGCTTTCGATAACTCGATGGCATCTGCGATCGCTAATGGTGATGAATTAAGCAGAGTCATCTGGGCACTTTCAATCGCTACGTCACTACCAGAACCCATGGCAATACCAATATCGGCTTGAGCTAAAGCAGGAGCATCGTTAATGCCATCACCTGCCATTGCCACTTTACGACCCTCTTTCTGTAGCTTGGCTATGTGTTGTGCTTTTTGGTCGGGAAGCACTTGAGCTATCACCTGACTAATGCCTAACTCTTTCGCTATTGCATTGGCGACAGAGCTTTGATCCCCCGTTAGCATCACCGTATGAATGCCCATACGATTGAGCGTGTTGATTGCGCTAATCGCACTCTCTTTTAATGGATCGGCAATGGAGATAGCGCCAATGACCTTGCCATCGCTTGCGATCACAACCGGAGTCCAAGCTTGATCTTCGTAACGGTTCAGAACGTCGGCTAAGGGAGCTAAGTCCACGTTGCTGGTTTGCAAGTAGCCAATCGAACCTACCGTGATCGTATGCCCGTCAATGTTACCTTGAAGGCCTTTGCCGCGTTGGTTAGCAAAGTCGGTTACCGCTGGGGCATTAAGATTTTGCTCTTTGGCATGCAGGCAAACCGCTTTGGCTAGTGGATGCTCGGAGTGTTGTTCCAGGGCATACGCCAAAGTGAGCAGCTCAGCAGCACTCATCGCTAATGGATCAACCGATTGAATAGTGGGGCGTCCCTGAGTCAAGGTGCCTGTTTTATCAAACACGACAGTATCGATTTTGCTGGCACTTTGCAGTACATCGGCATCTTTAATCAAAATGCCCAGTTCAGCTGCTTTACCCACACCCACGGTGACCGACAGAGGAGTGGCTAAACCGAGAGCGCAGGGGCAGGCAATAATAAGCACTGTGGTTGCTGCCACTAACATGTAGCTGATTTTAGGTTCAGGCCCAACCAAATACCAAACTATCGCCGTGACGATGGCAATTGCGACAACCACGGGAACAAACACCGATGAGATCTTATCTGCCAATTTAGCCAAAGCAGGTTTGCTGCTTTGCGCTTGGCGTACCAACTGAATAATGCGCGACAACATGGTTTGCGCACCAATGCCGGTTGCCTCAATCACGAGTGTTCCGTCTTGGTTGATGGTGCCTGCAGAAACGGATTCACCCACGATCTTATGGTTAGGTATCGGCTCACCCGTTAGCATGGATTCATCTACAAAGGAGTCGCCACTGAGCACTTTGCCATCTACCGCTACTTTTTCGCCCGGTTTGATACGCAATTGCATACCTTGTTGGATCTGCTCGACCGCAATGGTTTGATCCCCTTGCTCGGTAATCAATGTTGCTTGTTGTGGCTGTAGATTGATTAACGCTTGCAGTGATTGAGTCGTGCGTGCTTTCGCTTTGGCTTCAATGTAATGACCAAGAGAAATCAAACCGATGATCATGGCACTTGCTTCGAAGTAAACATGACGAGCGGCATCGGGAAATGCACTTGGCATAAGCACAACAAAAATAGAATAGAGCCAAGCGACACCGGTACCGAGTGCAACAAGCGTATCCATGGTAGCGCGGCCGTGGGTCAATGATTTCCAAGCGCTGGTATAAAAGTGACGACCAGCCGTCGCTAATAGCGCCAAACAGATAACGCCCACAACTCCCCAGCTAAGCTGTTGCGTGGTGGTTTGAATGGCCATATCGCCTCCAAAAACACCCCACAGCATTAAAGGGATACCGACGACTAGGCCCATGATGGCACTATGTAAATGCTCCTTTTTGACCGCCTCCAACTGTTGCTGCTGCTTTTGTTGCTGCAACATAGGATCGTCAACCCATTCGGCTTGGTAGCCGGCGTCAGTTACCGCTTGGATTAGCTCTTGAGCAAGGCTTTTGTTAGCAATGACCAAGGCACTTTGTTCCGCTAAGTTAACTTGAGCGCGATGCACCCCCTCAACGGAGAGGAGGGCTTTTTCAACGGATGAGACACAGCTAGCACAGCTCATCCCCTTAACTAGGAGATGCGTTTGAACGTCTTTTTCAAGAAGTGTGCTAGCTTGCTGCTGTTTTGTTGAGGGGGTCTCCTCTGCAGCAACTTCGTTATTAGATGAGCTTGACGCCGCAACGTCATCATTAGCCGCTAGCGCTTTAAAACCGACTTCTGCCACTTTTTGCTCAATCTCTTGAGGAGAAAGAGAGGTGACTAAAGAGAGATGTTCTTTGCTTACGTCTAAGCGAGCAATCTGTTGTGATTCTTGTAAATGCGTAGTGAGTTTATTGACGCAGCCACCACAATGCAGACCTTCTAGGCCAAATTCATAACGGTGACCAGCACCAAAACCAACCGCCTCGACACTATCGAGAACTTGGTCTAAAGACGCATCTGCTTCGAAGTCGATAAAGGTTGGAGTCAACTCTTTGATGGTAACAGTGAAATCTTCATTAAGTTGGCGCTCTAAACTGCGCGCGCAGCCCATGCAATGAAGACCGGTGAGTGGTAAAGCAAAATGGCTCATGAATAATCCCTCCAAAGCCTCAATGTGACGAAGCATAAACCTTCCCCTAAAGGTAAGGTCAAGAGGAAACATCAGGCATTTTGCCTATATCGGATAGATTATCGGGAAGATATTGATATAAGGACAAATCGATAATTGTCGTTAATATCCCCAGAGTGATAGAATACGGCGCAAATTTCGCTTACGCTGTCGATTTAGCGCAAGCTTCTGACAAAGGTAATTCATAATGACGGTTAAAACTCGTTTTGCTCCTAGCCCAACAGGCTTTCTTCATGTCGGTGGTGCTCGTACTGCACTGTACTCTTGGTTGTATGCGAAAAACCAAGGCGGTGAATTTGTTCTACGTATCGAAGACACTGACCTAGAACGTTCTACTCAAGCTGCAGTAGATGCGATTCTGGAAGGCATGGAATGGCTTGGATTGGATTGGGACGAGGGTCCTTACTACCAAACTAAACGTTTTGACCGTTACAACGAAGTGATTGATGTACTTCTTGCTGAAGGTAAAGCGTACAAATGTTATGCATCTAAAGAGCTGCTTGATGAAGTTCGTGCAGAACAAGAAGCGAACAAAGAATTGGTTCGTTACGATGCAAACCATCCAAAAATCAAAGCAGTCAACGATGCTGCTAAAGATGGTGATCCTTGCTGTATCCGTTTCCGTAACCCAACGGAAGGTTCGGTAGCATTTGATGACCAAATTCGTGGCCGTATCGAATTCTCAAACAGCGTATTGGATGATTTGATCATTCGTCGTACTGACGGTACTCCAACTTACAACTTCTGTGTGGTAGTAGATGAC is a window of Vibrio porteresiae DSM 19223 DNA encoding:
- a CDS encoding TraB/GumN family protein; protein product: MPLNLRVLAGVLALFTTVTKAEPLYWQVSRGDLNLYVIGSVHVGTPSMYPLPKVITDTLTQGAGLIVETDTRKTEGVEYPPQTVKTKDILNQKQLNQLTSMTKSLGLDTDRYTDMAPWATAIALQNDHLSQLGYHSGDGVDTRMLRQATQHNIPVLGLEKLQFQIDLLTKQADNGKELLLGMLKEWKSSKTTMQCLIQSWKAGDENNLMRFAEADGMSAQMRDDVVDKRNLDWANKLSSSQFYPHPNGNYVMVVGVLHLIGPNNVLDLMEKQGFSVTRLNQAKAANCDFE
- a CDS encoding copper-transporting P-type ATPase; its protein translation is MSHFALPLTGLHCMGCARSLERQLNEDFTVTIKELTPTFIDFEADASLDQVLDSVEAVGFGAGHRYEFGLEGLHCGGCVNKLTTHLQESQQIARLDVSKEHLSLVTSLSPQEIEQKVAEVGFKALAANDDVAASSSSNNEVAAEETPSTKQQQASTLLEKDVQTHLLVKGMSCASCVSSVEKALLSVEGVHRAQVNLAEQSALVIANKSLAQELIQAVTDAGYQAEWVDDPMLQQQKQQQQLEAVKKEHLHSAIMGLVVGIPLMLWGVFGGDMAIQTTTQQLSWGVVGVICLALLATAGRHFYTSAWKSLTHGRATMDTLVALGTGVAWLYSIFVVLMPSAFPDAARHVYFEASAMIIGLISLGHYIEAKAKARTTQSLQALINLQPQQATLITEQGDQTIAVEQIQQGMQLRIKPGEKVAVDGKVLSGDSFVDESMLTGEPIPNHKIVGESVSAGTINQDGTLVIEATGIGAQTMLSRIIQLVRQAQSSKPALAKLADKISSVFVPVVVAIAIVTAIVWYLVGPEPKISYMLVAATTVLIIACPCALGLATPLSVTVGVGKAAELGILIKDADVLQSASKIDTVVFDKTGTLTQGRPTIQSVDPLAMSAAELLTLAYALEQHSEHPLAKAVCLHAKEQNLNAPAVTDFANQRGKGLQGNIDGHTITVGSIGYLQTSNVDLAPLADVLNRYEDQAWTPVVIASDGKVIGAISIADPLKESAISAINTLNRMGIHTVMLTGDQSSVANAIAKELGISQVIAQVLPDQKAQHIAKLQKEGRKVAMAGDGINDAPALAQADIGIAMGSGSDVAIESAQMTLLNSSPLAIADAIELSKATVKNIKQNLMGAFIYNTLGIPIAAGVLYPAFGFMLSPVIAGAAMALSSITVVSNANRLRLFKR